A portion of the Staphylococcus felis genome contains these proteins:
- a CDS encoding NAD-dependent protein deacylase: MNHNIQQLKNIIESSERITFFTGAGISVASGIPDFRSVGGLNDEISKSGYSPEYILSSDYLNVDPKGFMDFCHQYLLFADKKPNPVHQWIAHLENEGRSLGVVTQNIDGLHSDAGSLNVDELHGTLNRFYCLDCAQTYTKAEVIKRKLYRCDNCNSPIRPDIVLYGEMLDQGTIMNALYKITNADTLVVLGSSLVVQPAAGLISNFNGQNLVIINQTPTPYDHQADLVIHDDMVAVIEALNDKS, encoded by the coding sequence TTGAATCATAATATTCAACAACTCAAAAACATCATCGAATCATCAGAACGTATAACCTTTTTTACTGGCGCTGGTATATCTGTAGCAAGTGGCATTCCAGATTTCCGTTCTGTTGGAGGTCTCAATGACGAAATTTCAAAAAGTGGCTATTCACCTGAATATATTTTAAGTTCCGATTACTTAAATGTTGACCCAAAAGGTTTTATGGATTTTTGCCACCAATATCTATTATTTGCAGATAAAAAACCTAATCCTGTCCATCAGTGGATTGCACACCTTGAAAATGAAGGCCGTTCTCTCGGTGTTGTCACCCAAAATATTGATGGCTTACATTCAGATGCAGGAAGTCTCAATGTAGACGAATTACATGGTACGTTAAATCGCTTTTATTGTTTAGATTGTGCGCAAACGTATACTAAAGCTGAAGTTATTAAACGAAAACTTTATCGCTGCGACAATTGTAATAGCCCTATTCGACCAGATATCGTTCTATATGGCGAGATGCTAGATCAAGGTACAATTATGAATGCACTGTATAAAATAACGAATGCTGATACACTAGTCGTACTTGGGTCTTCACTTGTTGTCCAACCCGCAGCTGGCTTGATTTCTAACTTTAACGGTCAAAACTTAGTCATCATCAATCAAACACCGACACCTTATGATCATCAAGCTGATTTAGTCATTCATGATGATATGGTGGCAGTCATTGAAGCACTTAATGACAAATCATAA